From the genome of Carassius auratus strain Wakin chromosome 24, ASM336829v1, whole genome shotgun sequence:
GCATCAGCTGTAGCTCGAGCAGAtgaaagagagaaataaacattAGTTTCTCCACAACACTGAGACACAGGTGTCAAGTTCATGCAGAATAAGCCTCACCTTTCATCATGTACATCCACAGAACTGACatgacttttcaaaataaaagtcaaaatagataaattatttgaaatctttttcaAGCGAATATTTAAGAATTCCAAAGGGTTTCAATCATTAAACTATGACAGTTAAACCTCTGAAATTATGTTaaggtattttttattgttatttatccATTATTATTGTTACAAATGTCTAGAATTGTTTGTTTTCTGATGGTTTAATGCGTCGATACATTTTGTGTATTCGCCCAAATAAGTTTCTGAGGGTGCAACTCTCTAACTTTAATAGAACAATCAGATATAATAGAAAAACAATAGAGAGTTTGATCAATGTATAAAAACCTAAGAGCGGTGTAACCTTGgttgacaaaattattattattatatttgcttAGTGGTATCTTTGTGTTCTACAAAATATTGCACACTTGATTTTAAACAAACAGCTCACAGTTTTTAAGGTGAGAAGGCCACAcagattaaacaaatattaatatatgcCACCTTCAAAAAGCCTTTTGACGGAATGAATTGTATTTCCGGTTCGTTATATGCTATTTCTTTAGTTAAAAACTTGACAGGAGAAAAAAGGGATCAGAATcactacatttctttaaaatcgAGTCCATAATGCCATCTCATCCCGCAGCTCCTCTGTCACGACTAATGTCCGCCAACAGCTGCCGTACTTTTCGGCCATACCATTAATAAAAGGGGGAGTCTGGTAAAAGCTGCTATGCGTTATTATCATTCACTTAATTCACCACATACCCCAATCATACATAGCATATCTATATAATTCCCAAATAAACCTATATTAAGAGTTTCAAGTAAATACAAGGTTCTAATATCGATCTCCATCCATGACCAGTTTGGTGCACCCCTCCAGCTGACGCAGTGGTGCGGTCCGTGAGAGGCGATGGCAGAGGTgtagcgggagagagagagagacctatcGCCCTGTCCGCTCGAGTTCAGACCCGCCGCGGAGACACAGAGACCCGCGGACAACACACCCGGAGCCGGCACACCCGAGCCTCGCAGACACCCGCCGCTCAGCCTcaggtctgtttgtgtgtgtttgtgtctctgtctctatctctctgtgtgtgtgtgagcgagcagCGCCGCTGTTAGCACAGACGCTAGCTCCCGCTTCTGCTTCAAAACACCGTGTTTCTGTCACGAACACACACCGATTTGCTATAAACGCGCGAATGTATGTTTGTTTTCCTCAACACAAGGTTGTTCTTCACTCAGGTGTGTTTATAATCAGCCAGCTGCCTCTTGTTTCCACGCATTTCTGTCCTGGATGTGTGTAACTAGGCCTCGGACTCTTCTAGATCAACTGTTTGTGATGATCTGGGTTTGTTGGAGATCTAAACTCTCTCGCTTTGACTCTTTCTGGAGATATCACTGTGTAGATGTGGTTTGACAGCTTTATTGGATGTTGACACTGAGATTATCCACCTCTGGAGTACGTTTAAACTCGCTGATCTGTCTTTAAAGGTTAGTTTGTCTCTGAATGTGTTGTTGTTAGTGAGCTGCTGTGATGGTTTAGTGCAGAAGCCAGACTAACTCTTCAGGACAGACCTGTCAAATGAAATCACAAGCATTGAGAGACACTAGTGCTGAAATATTAAGAACTGGGAGGTTTATATGAAATAGAGTTATACACCatgcataaaaaaatgacagaaaataagaCAGGATTGGAGAACGTTCACTTGAACTCTACGTTCATGTCTATTTACATGCAATCTTTATAAAATCCATGCAGTTTAACCCGCACAAGTGACGGAAATGCGTGAATTCTGTGttatttctataatattaatgtatttgtttatgagTCTGAGATGAATAATCACATTTTGGTGTCAAAAGAAGTGAattgatataaatataaagcatatataatacgagtaaataaatgttttgaataacttttgtgaaaatataaTGCTGAAATATgggtgaaataatttttttttagttaaagatatatttatgtaaaaattaaacctcatacttattataaaaaaagtgtgtaaaataaaatcatactaaattttattctattttaaatgatTGAAAATGTGTCACTGACAGATGAAGCTCAGTTGTTTGTTATTTAGCATTGTACATCATTAGTATTTTAGGGACTGTACTGTGGTCCTTCAATGGAGCTTTTTAATGTCATCTAATGATTCTTAAACTAAATATGcatgatgcaaaaaataaaataaaatgcaatttaaccCATTCTTATATATGGGCGagaaaaaacacaatttaaagctattttaatttaatttatttatttttatgcttggAAAACCCCCTTTCATCTTtgaccttgtgtgtgtgtatatatatatatatatatatatgtatgtatgtatgtatgtatatgtatatgtatatttgtttcattttaattttagttaatgtttcggtaattaatttttttatgtgcttttctcATTAGTTTAGCTTTTAATTGATTTCAGTTTTACTCTTAGTACATTTAGTACTTCAGCATCAAGTTATTACAGTGTATTTTGGGTTGAAGTTAACAACAGCAGCGCTGATGATGTAATGCATTCATGTCTTTCCACACAGTCAAAGCCGAAGCCACGCACCATGTCGTTAAAACCGCGGGTGGTGGACTTCGACGAGACGTGGAACAAGCTCCTGACGACGATCCGAGCGGTTGTGATGCTGGATTACGTGGAGAGAGCGACGTGGAACGACCGCTTCTCGTATCCTGCACCGAGATGAGTCCAGCTCTAACAGGGACGCATCTGTCCTGCTGCAGATCATGTGCAGTCAAACTGTTGCTTCCTCTTTTCTCCCCCTCCCTCTTTTTCCTGTTTCTTGTAAtcagattgtttaaaaaaaatatttttttatttccaaagCAAATGCATATTTGTTTCTACTTTATATGTACATCACCACTCAGAAGTTTAAAGTCAGAAagattttaaaagaaatgaacactcagcaagcatgcattaaagtaatcaatgatttctgaagagcatgtgacactgaagtgcatcacaggaacaaatcattttaagttttaagtggcatcttttgaccagtagtgtaagTTACATGTATCCTCATTAAAATCTCCTTGACGTGAGCTTTAGGGACATCTACGCGCTGTGTGTAGCGTATCCAGAGCCTTTAGGGGAGAGACTGTACACCGAGACGAAGGTGTTTCTGGAGAATCACGTGCGTCAGTTGTTCAAGGTGAGACGCTCGTGGCTCAGGCCTGTGTTTAACTGTGGATATGTTGCTTCAttgcgctgtgtgtgtgttttacagagaGTCCTGGAGTCGGAGGAGAAGGTTTTGGTGATGTATCACAGATACTGGGAGGAATACAGCAAAGGTGCTGAGTACATGGACTGCTTGTACAGGTGCGTTCATCTCCTGTAGCTGAGGGAACATGGTGCAAATGAACGAAGATGTGTGCAATATAATTCCCCTcgtttaaaggggtagttcatccaaaaagaaaagttctgtcatcatttagaaAGTTATGTGTGGAAAAAATCCTATGAGAACCGAAACTGTTTGCTAACATtcttcagaagaaagaaactcagcagcttgagtaaatgatggcagagcgtttgtttttggctgaactgtccctttaatgtgaAGAGACAATTACACATAAGCTGTTAATTTGGAAACTTGTggtttacttttacttttgagTTTTTTTGTTGGTGTGTGATACTTGAATGGTTATTTAAGAATAGCTTTTAAAGTGTTTCTCTCATGATTGAGTGGATGTCATAGAGTCAGATGattgatattttacatttaacctTAGTTTAACACTTTCTTGGGTTTTAGCTTGAAGTCAGTCGATTTCAATTAAGTAGTGACATAAAACCTCTAGTATATTAGTATTTAATTCACACTACCGTTCATAATTTTGGGGTTTGTGAAAGTTATAAAACTTTTGAAAAAAGTTGGATGtcattttgttaatataaaataacataaaaacaataaaaagttgataaaaaaaaagtatatatattttttttcttttgtagcatgataaatgtttttactgtcactttagttCAGTTGAATGcttccctgctgaataaaagtattaatttctttaaaaaaagtgacCCCAAATTTTTTAAGTAGTAGTGCGATCTAGTTGTCATATCggagataaataataaataatagagtAGTTTTGCAGACCTTAAActagttttgtgtaaaatgtgtgaACTTTTGATATATGCCACCAAAGAGAGATTTCAATCACAGTTGATGTTGCTTTTGGTTCATTAGGAAGTGTTGAAATGCTTGTGTTCGTAATAATAGATATTGATAATCCGGTTATTCTGTGCATGCAGAACATTTCATTCTTGGTAAAAGTGCACTATAATGCCATTGTAAACATGCACTCACTAGACTTTAATATTGTTGGTTGAGGGATATTACACAATACTTatgggcaatattttatttgctttattagcAACCATGCATTTCATGATTACGGCTCTGACGGTTCGCTCTCATGCACTGCTCTGAGTGCACCAGGTATTGTTTCTCTGGCACACAGACCTCGGCCTCGTCAAGGGCTTTGGTCAGTTTGGGCTTGATTGCATCCATCACTGTCCTGCTGCTCTGGGTCAGCTGTGAAAACAAGCAGCTTTATTGTGCATCAACACACACTTACTCATCTAAAACAATAGCAGCTGATTTTCCTTAATGAGTGTTGTCATGAATTCCCCGCAGGTACCTTAACACACAGTTTATTAAGAAGAACAAGCTGACCGAAGCAGACCTGCAGTACGGATACGGAGGAGTGGATATGAATGAGCCCTTAATGGAGATCGGAGAGGTATCTCACGACACAAGCGGATGCCATATTcacttgtttgttgttgttgttgatgtaaaCAGATTGGATATTAAGCtatgcacattttaaatgtcagATTGTGGTGTTTATTCTTTCGTAAGCTGTATAAAGGTttgtaagatttgtttttattgttgtttttagctTGCACTTGACATGTGGCGTAAGTTAATGATTGAGCCGCTTCAGCCGATGCTGATCGGGATGCTTCTGAAAGAGATCAAGAAGTAAGTTCGGCTTTAAAACAGGGTTTCTGCTTTAAATACTTTAacccaaaacatttttattgatttcaattaaatttaattaaaaagatagcatttcaataaaaaaatctgcaaaaatgcaaaataaaaaatgcattcttaCCTTAAATCTTTTGTTTAATCTATTTTGAGGTTTTAGATCGTCATCTAGGACTGGTTTAAGTGGATAGTCATGAattatggaaaatatttaattttgcacAGTAGCCCAAACAAGTGCTTTAGAAAAATACAAGCTTCACGTTTATGCTTTGAAACCAATTTGCTTATAGTTTCTGTTGTGtattactgtaaatgtatttacgtttttttttttcttctacaaaCTAAAAATAACCTATGGCAGAAGTCTTCATTACCACAGATACTTTCCATCATATTTCTGTGATTGCATCCCAAGTTCAGTTTTATTGAGTATGTTTCGTTATATACTGTTTGAGGATGCATTTGCAGACGTATTCAGTTTGGATGTTGTTTCCAGCGACCGATGTGGGGAGGACCCCAATCAGAAAGTAATCCACGGGGTTATCAACTCCTTTGTTCATGTTGAACAGTACAAGAAAAAGTTTCCTCTAAAGGTGAGTGTCTCTGTCttggttgtttttttatgtgtcattgatcttttaaaaaatgtttttagtttgtgCAATCATTTAACTTcagtaatattttatgtaaatattaaaaaaagttttttagtaccctaatgtttaaaaatttgcgtcagctttttaaaaattttttaataaaaattatatttgtaaattcaGCAAACATGCatgaatttgatcaaaaatgacagtaaagacattttatatgCTGCAAAAGATCACGGCTTcctgcaaaaaatataaatgttctcaacattggtaataatcagaaatgtttcttgagcagtaaatcatcatattttcatgatttctgaagatcatgtgacactgaagactggaggaatgatgctgaaaatacagcggagcatcactgaaataaattacactttaacagatattcacattgAAAAGCTTTAAATGgttatgatatttcacaatactgtatttttgatcaaattaatgcagccttggtgagcagcaGTGACTTTTTCAAGCAGACCGcaaacatttgtgtatttatttgcagTCCTGTCAGCAATCATGCATCTTATTTGAAGGCCACaccatttttttccctttacCCAGTTTTATCAGGAAGTCTTTGAAGGGCCGTTCCTGACAAAAACCGGAGAGTATTACAAACAGGAAGCCTCCAATCTCCTGCAGGAGTCCAACTGCTCCCAGTACATGGAGAAGGTGAGATGCTGAAACCATTCAGCTGCGTCATCAGCATCTTTTGCATTTATATAAACGTGTTTCTGATCATTCAGTCATGTTGCTGTTTGAGATCTGCTGATCTAAAAGAAGCCTGATGCTCTCTGATCCGTCAGGTTTTAGGCCGGTTGAAAGACGAGGAGGTGAGGTGTCGGAAGTATCTGCACCCCAGCTCGTACGCCAAAGTCATCCATGAATGTCAGCAGAGGATGGTGGCCGATCACCTGCAGTTCCTGCACGGAGAGTGTCAGAATATCATCAGACAGGAGAAGAGAGACGGTCTGAACCTTCACTTGCGCCTCACGGGTTCGTGTTTGTATGCATGCGTCTCATAACTGCAGGACGTCCTGATTGGTCTGTTTGGTTTCAGATATGGCGAATATGTACACGCTACTGCGAGCCGTGTCCAGCGGCTTACCTCACATGATCCACGAGCTCCAGGTCCACATCCACGACGAGGGTCTCCGAGCCACCAGTAACCTCTCTCAGGAAAACGTAGGTTGTTTGTACATGTTTGTATATCGCATTAATCGCAGTGCGCTCAGATGTTTTCCTCTGGTGTTTGTCCTGCAGATGCCAACGCAGTTTGTGGAGTCAGTGTTGGAGGTTCATAGTAAATTTGTCCAGTTGATTAACACAGTGTTGAATGGGGACCAACACTTCATGAGTGCGCTTGATAAGGTACTCTTACATTTCAACGCAGTTCATTACACTACCAAGCAAACACTTACTCGTTATATTAATCTTTTCCATATTTCAGAATAAAAGTCAAATCAGTTTCAAGtgcaattatgcatttttaatatatagtataatacTTAGCACCTGCATATATATTACCAAGTTCTTCACCCTTCTTCATTTAGTCCAGTAGGGGGTATCTGGGATCATCTGAGTGTTTAGAAACACTTGAGTTTGTGGTTTCTGATTTTTTTGCTCATTCCCCTCCAGGCCTTGACTTCAGTAGTGAACTACAGAGAGCCCAAATCCATCTGCAAAGCGCCTGAGCTGGTGTGTAATCACTGTTTATCCTCATCTACTGCCAGCGTTAGATCAGGATGACTGAATAAACTCTGATTGAAGCTAATGAACATTAACACTGCTGTTTTTCTGCCGGTGTTTCTCGTGCTGTGGCACAGCTGGCTAAGTACTGTGACAATCTGCTGAAGAAATCTGCGAAAGGAATGACGGAGAATGAAGTGGAGGACAAACTGACCAGCTTCATCACGGTCTTCAAATACATCGACGACAAAGATGTGTTTCAGAAGGTGAGGCCATGACTTGATTTATCTACATAGAAGGAGAACaggaaaataaatttactttCTTTATCTGACTTTCCTTCTGTCCAGCTGACATTAAAACCTTCAAACTGTAAACTATTTTTATACTTCCAGGCTAGGCTTTGCCAAGCCAACGACAAAGTTTGTCCTCAAATGTTACTCATCatcctttaagtttttttttcttttcgttttgTGTCTGGTATGGGTGATGTTTTCAGTACTTTGTGGTCAGTGTTTTCTAACTCCGTCGTTTGTTCTTAGTTTTACGCCAGAATGCTTGCGAAGAGGTTAATACATGGACTTTCATTATCCATGGACTCCGAGGAAGCCATGATCAACAAACTGAAGGTACAGCGAGTCTCTCACACTCTTGAAAGGTGTCTTAAAACGTTGACAGATGTGACTCATCCTCCGTAATCAAGTGTTCGCTCGCTGTGTGCTCCACAGCTTTGTCATCATGTAAACCGCAGATGGGACTGATGATGGGTTTCGTGCTAGCAGAGCTTTCATTGTTTTTCttgttctttattattattgtccttTGCCTCGCAGCAAGCGTGTGGCTATGAGTTCACGAGCAAACTGCACAGAATGTACACTGATATGAGCGTCAGCACCGACCTCAACAACAAGTTCAACAACTTTATCAAAACCCAGGAGACTGTGGTGGACCTGGGCATCAGCTTCCAGATATATGTGTTACAGGTAAGAGAGAAGGAAATCTTATATatgtgtgtccctggagcacaaaaccagtcataagggtaaatttctcgaaattgagatttaaacatcatctgaaagctaaatcatctttccattgatgtatggtttgttaggaggtttgttgtgcaaaaaaatcttaatattgagaaaatcatctttgaaGTTGTTcgaattaagttcttagcaatggatattactaatcaaaaattagattttgatattcatggtaggaaatttacaaaatatctccatggaatatgatttttaattaatatccttatgatttttggcataaaagaaaaatggataattttgaatcatacagtgttttttgggctattgctaaaaatataccccagggaCTTAAGGTTTTATGTTCCagcgtcatatatatatatatatatatatatatatatatatatatatatatatatatatatataatggatgtatgtatatgtgtgtttttattaaatattgttttaaaatataataacataaaatgataattttaataaAGAATTGATAATTATTTTGCCACATAGCGTCTCAAAACATTTGTGCTGTGGATATAAATGCTATATTTAGACCtgagtgttattattattattattattattattattattattattatttttttttttattttattttttttttcaaatttactgaaacaaagttgcaaaaacttcacagataaataaagcaatagaatgctgattaaaaaaataatacattttaaatgaatacgtATTTTAAACATTCAGGACATACTATCAtaattatatagtaataataagtatatacataaatatatgtagggttattattattattattattattattattattataaggcgcacacacacatctgcaaataattacaataatataataattatttcaataattaagtggtttattaaattaaaacacgaATTCAATAAATACAACTGTCCGCATTTATATGCAGTGTATCACAGGATTTTGCGACTGATTTCGATGCACAGTTGTAAGCCAGACATAACAGAGGTTATTGATGTATAAAAGGGTCAATGTAAGGGTGAAGAACGGTCATAATGTGGAATATTTTGCGTGTGTTGAATATGTGCTGTCTGTGAGCTGATGTGTGTTCGTATGTGTTTCAGGCAGGAGCGTGGCCCCTCACACATGTTCCCTCGTCCACGTTTGCCATCCCGCAGGAGCTGGAGAAGAGTGTACAGATGGTAAGCTGCCCTGACAACAGGCTCCAAAACCTAATCTTCATGTGCTGAGAGCCGAACATGTGAAATCCCCCTCATTTCATTATGAAAGTAGGTGACGCTGATTTAACTGATGATTTCTTTCTGCAGTTTGAGTTGTTTTATAACCAGCACTTCAGCGGAAGGAAGTTGACCTGGCTGCATTATCTCTGCACAGGTAAAGTTGGTCATATAGAGACATACACTACACATCGAAAGTTTGGCTTCGGAaagattttctgttttatttatttcttt
Proteins encoded in this window:
- the LOC113042225 gene encoding cullin-2 — encoded protein: MSLKPRVVDFDETWNKLLTTIRAVVMLDYVERATWNDRFSDIYALCVAYPEPLGERLYTETKVFLENHVRQLFKRVLESEEKVLVMYHRYWEEYSKGAEYMDCLYRYLNTQFIKKNKLTEADLQYGYGGVDMNEPLMEIGELALDMWRKLMIEPLQPMLIGMLLKEIKNDRCGEDPNQKVIHGVINSFVHVEQYKKKFPLKFYQEVFEGPFLTKTGEYYKQEASNLLQESNCSQYMEKVLGRLKDEEVRCRKYLHPSSYAKVIHECQQRMVADHLQFLHGECQNIIRQEKRDDMANMYTLLRAVSSGLPHMIHELQVHIHDEGLRATSNLSQENMPTQFVESVLEVHSKFVQLINTVLNGDQHFMSALDKALTSVVNYREPKSICKAPELLAKYCDNLLKKSAKGMTENEVEDKLTSFITVFKYIDDKDVFQKFYARMLAKRLIHGLSLSMDSEEAMINKLKQACGYEFTSKLHRMYTDMSVSTDLNNKFNNFIKTQETVVDLGISFQIYVLQAGAWPLTHVPSSTFAIPQELEKSVQMFELFYNQHFSGRKLTWLHYLCTGEVKMNYLSKPYVAVVTTYQMAVLLAFNNSETVSYKELQDSTQMNEKELQKTIRSLLDVKMIGHDSQKEEIEAESTFSLIMSFTSKRTKFKITTSMQKDTPQELEQTRSAVDEDRKMYLQAAIVRIMKARKVLRHNTLIQEVINQSKARFNPSISMIKKCIEVLIDKQYIERSQSSADEYSYVA